A region from the Indicator indicator isolate 239-I01 chromosome 4, UM_Iind_1.1, whole genome shotgun sequence genome encodes:
- the LOC128981449 gene encoding carbohydrate sulfotransferase 8-like, with protein MNQKVLVFLLPNFLFGILLFGFFCKRQKNLTGAFPDSTEDWLSIQSDRKSTLASVCQKNKLLKLRGKLDSRVANQLFVELKHKFMYCEVPKVGCSNWKRIIFILQSDFSAEASEIEHDHIHQTSLIKKLESYSPAIQKEFLGNYTKVMFTRHPFERLVSAYRDKLLHSEPYYSVTVANEIKAMFRKTKKSSEKVSFQEFVSFILAKPPNNLDIHWKPMFLLCDPCNIQYDVLGKYETLGLDSEHVLRVIGAPKSLHYPSLKRYGSEKRTNGDITLEYLRQLNSEQIEKIKKLYQMDFFLFNYTMNYEDYFSLNG; from the exons ATGAACCAGAAGGTGTTAGTTTTCCTCCTCCCAAATTTTCTTTTTGGGAtacttctttttggttttttctgtaAGAGGCAAAAAAACCTAACAG gtgctttCCCTGATTCCACTGAAGATTGGTTGTCAATTCAAAGCGATCGCAAGAGCACACTGGCTTCTGTTTGCCAGAAGAACAAACTTCTTAAATTAAGAGGCAAACTGGATTCTCGTGTGGCTAACCAGCTCTTTGTGGAGCTCAAACATAAGTTTATGTACTGTGAGGTACCCAAGGTAGGCTGCTCCAATTGGaagagaattatttttattctccaATCAGACTTCAGTGCAGAAGCTTCTGAAATTGAGCACGACCATATCCACCAAACCTCACTGATCAAAAAGCTGGAGTCTTACTCTCCTGCCATACAAAAGGAATTTCTGGGCAATTACACCAAAGTGATGTTCACCAGACACCCCTTCGAGAGGCTGGTTTCAGCTTACAGGGACAAGCTCCTGCACTCTGAGCCTTACTACAGTGTTACTGTTGCTAATGAGATTAAGGCAATGTTCAGGAAAACCAAAAAGTCTTCTGAAAAAGTGAGTTTCCAGGAATTTGTCAGCTTCATTCTAGCAAAACCACCAAATAATCTTGACATTCACTGGAAACCAATGTTTCTGCTCTGTGATCCTTGCAACATTCAATATGATGTTCTGGGTAAATATGAAACTCTTGGGTTAGATTCTGAGCATGTTCTGAGGGTCATTGGAGCACCAAAGAGCCTGCACTACCCCAGCTTGAAGAGGTATGGGTCAGAGAAACGGACTAATGGTGATATCACTTTGGAGTATCTGAGACAATTGAACTCGGAACAAAttgagaagataaaaaaattgTACCAAATGGATTTTTTCTTGTTCAACTATACTATGAATTATGAAGATTATTTTTCCCTGAATGGCTAA